TCTTTTCCGTGGCCGACATCGAACGGGTTCTGGATGCGGCAGAGTCTGAAGGAGGGCTGGATGGCAGGCTCTGTTTGGGGAATCAGTCCATTCGTCATAAGCAGTTGCTGCGTGAGGAACTGTTTACCCTTCTCGCGGATCGGGAGGCCATCCCGTTAAGTGGGGCCAGTCGGGCGGAAATGATGGCGGCGCTGGCGGAAACTTTGCCAGCGGAGGCGCTGGAAAAGCCGGAGCCGCTTCCTCCCGTGAAGAGTCGCTGGATTCATGAGCAGGTCACCAAGTGGCTGGCCGCCTATCTGGATGAAGGTCAGGCCATTTGGATGATGCCCAATCAGAAGCTGCCCCTGCGAACCAGTTGGGCCAGACTGACCTTGCACGACAACAGCATGCCCGGCGCCGTGAAAAAATCACTGCGGGCCCGAGTCAAGCGGTTGATACTGGATGCCGAAGCGCCCGACTCAGGCATTGGCTGTCTGGAAAAACTATGCCAGGAGGTGGGTTTATCCGTTGAGGAACAAGAACGTTACATCCAGTTCCATTTAAAGCAGATGCCTGGCTGGGTGGGTTACATGCAGTACCGCCAGGCCCAGAATCCGGATTATCAGGACTTGCTGGTTGACTATTTGCTGATCTGTTTTCTCTATCATTGCGCTTGTGTCGAGGCTGACTGGCCCCGGGGCGCTTCGGAAGAGGCCACGGTTTCTGCGTCGGTTCAGCGTTATGCCGACCGCATCAGCGTTCTCAGTCGAACCGCGTCTGTTCAGGCGCACTTGCCCGCCGGGGGAAAGCAGGACTGGCGGGCGCTTGTCCCGGCGCTACTGGATTATTGTGAGACGGTAGATGCGTTTCAGGTCCTGACGCTGATGATGCGAACGCTGGAGTTCTCCCAGAACCGTGATTTACTGGCCAGCCTGACCCAGCAATTCAAACAGCCCAAGCAGACGGGTAATGCCGTGCGTATGCACCCGGATGCGCAAGCGGTCTTTTGTATTGATGTTCGTTCAGAGCCCTATCGAAAATTTCTGGAAAGTGCCGGAAACATTCAAACCTACGGCTTCGCCGGTTTTTTTGGCCTGCCCATTGAAAAAATCAGTTACGCCAGCAGCGAGGCTGTGCCCCTTTGCCCCATCCTGCTAGAGCCTCAGTACACGATTCCAGAATCCCCCTCGCCCTTTCTGGAGAAAAATCCCCTGGGCCAGTGGTTAAGACAGGGCATTCCCCTGCGGAACCAGTGGATTTACGCCCTGAAAAAAATCAAGCGGGACACCTTTGCCACTTTTTCCTACGTAGAAAGTTTTGGTTTGATTCATGCCGCCACATTGCTGAAGGATACCTTCTGGGCCACACCGCTGGGCAAGGTCCGGCAATCGGTCATTAGTACCTTGAGCCCCCTGCTGGGCCTGATGCCCAAGCTGGAGGTGCAAACCTGTTCGCATTCTCCGCTGACCGTGGGGATGGCCATTCCCGAGCAGGTGGAAATGGCCCGGGGAATCCTCAAACTGCTGGGACTGCGTCAACCGTTTGCGGAATTCGTCATTATTTGCGGACACAACGCCCGAAGCCGTAACAACCCCTATGCCTCCGCTCTGGACTGTGGTGCCTGCGGAGCCAACGGCGGCGGGTATAACGCGCTGGTCTTGTGCCAGATTCTCAATCATCCCGACGTGCGGGAGGCCCTGATTCTCTCGGGCTGGGCTATCCCGGAGCATACCCGCTTTATCGCCGCCGAGCATAACACCACCACGGACGAGGTTGCCTTCCTGAATGAGGACGTGATTCCAAGCCAGCAGCAGCAGCATTTTCTGGCGCTGAAAAAAGTGTTTGAACAGGCCACACGCCTGAACAGCATGAATCGGCAAACACGCTTCAGCACACCGGGTTTCCGACCGGATTCCAACAAGGCCCAGGAGTTGAGTTTTGACTGGTCACAAACACGGCCGGAGTGGGGCTTGTCCAGAAATCAGGCCTTTGTGATCTGCAATCGTGAATCCATTAAATCCCTGGATCTGGAGGGACGATGCTTCCTGCACTCCTACGACTGGCAAAGCGATGCTGACGCCAGTATCCTGACCACCATTATGACCGCCCCCATGGTGGTGGGCGCCTGGATTAACCTGCAATACAATTTTTCAACACTGAACCAGCATCGCTTTGGCAGTGGAAAAAAGTATCTGCACAACGTGGTGGGTCTGTTTGGGACCTACATTGGCAACGGCAGCGATTTGCAGTTGGGCTTGCCGTATGAATCCCTTTTTGACAATGACGGCACGCCCTATCATTATCCGCAGCGCCTGATGGTTTTCGTGGAGGCGCCTCTGGCCCGGGTTCAGGAGATTGTGGCCGCCCATGCGGCGGTTCGGAATCTGGTTGAGAATCAATGGATTCACCTGACGGTGTTTGACCCCGACAGCGGCAAGACCTTTCAGTGGATAGAAAATGACTGGACAGCCCTGGAGCCATTGCAATTTCAGGTTGCCTGAACCGTTTGGGGCATTTTGACTGAAACTGGCGTAGAATGGTTCAGTCAGGATGATTGGCTGTGAGCGACCCCAACGCAAATGGATCAAGCGCCACGGCGCATCACCCAAACTGCCCAAGCTCGACCGGGCTGGACTCAAACGGGATTGCCAGCGTCCGCTTTGGTGACTAAGCTGAAAGAAGATTCATGTCGTACCGAAAAATTTTGCTTGTTTGTACTGCCGGGCTGATGGCTTTGGGTGTGTTGCGGGGCGTCCCGGTTCAGGCTGAGGAATCCCCGTTGGCGCGGTCGGAATTTCCGATTTCGGTAATCAACCCATCCTCCACAAACAACAGCACGGGTAGTGGATTTCCCGGGTATCGGGCCTCCAATCAACTGATTCTGTATAGCCATGCCTACGGCAAGCCCCGCACGGAGACTAATGAATTTGGTTTTGAGGTCACCGTGATTAATGGCCGGGTGGTGGAGCAGGAAGGCTCGGACTCGCTGATTCCAAACGATCGGGGCTACGTGTTGAGTGGTCATGGTACCGCCAGACAGTGGCTGATTGAGCATGCCCCGCTGGGCGCCAGCATTCAGGTGGATACCGACAGACAGGTGATTATCAGTGATGTGACCCTGAAAACCTACGCCTATCAACTGGCCAAAAAGCTGGATGGTTTCAAGGATCTGGTGAGTTTACCACTGCGGGACGAATCCCAGTGGTTGATTCGCAATATCGAGCGGATGCCGCAGGACGTGGCCCTGACCCGGATACAAGAGACCATGAAGCGACTGGATGGCGAAGCCTGGCGGCATTACAATGTGTTTCCCGCCACGGCCATTCGGGGCGCCTGGCATCGCCCCGTGGAGCAATCCCCCAGTGCGGTGGGGGCCACGCTGGATCGTCTGGCCAAAGCCGGGATTAATACGGTTTTTCTGGAAACTTTTTTCCACGGCTACACGATTTTTCCGTCCAATACGTACAAGCTGTATGGCTTGAGTGATACCCAGAACCCCAAATTTTCCGGTTGGGACCCCCTGGCCGTGTGGGTAGAGGAGTGCCATCGGCGGGGGCTGAAGCTGCATGTCTGGTATCAGTCCTATTACGTGGGAACGGATTCCTTCCATGGCCCCGGCCCTATTTTGAAGCAATACCCGCAGTGGGCCAATGTCCAATACGCCAGCATGGCTCAGCCTCACCTGACGCCTTCCACGATTGAGAAAGGCGCTTATTTTGCCGATCAGGCCAACCCCGAGGCTGAGGCCTTTTTGCTCAAACTGATCGATGAAATTGTGACCCGCTACGACATTGATGGCCTGCAACTGGATTATATGGACTATCCATTGAGTCTGTCCCCGGATCGTACGAGTTTTCTGAGCAGTACCTGGGGGTACACGCCCACTGCCCGCCGCCTGTTTCAGGAGCGCACTGGCGTGGACCCGGCTACCTTGAACCCGCAGAATGTCGTGCTTTGGGGGCAGTGGTCCGCTTTCAAGGAAGAACAGGTGAATCGCTTCGTCAAACTGACCGCCCAGACGGTCCGACAGCGCAAGCCCGGCCTGCCGGTGTCGGCCACGGCCTTTGCCAAATTGCTGGAATCCAAGGTGAAAAAGCACGAGGATTGGCGCTTGTGGGCCGAGCAGGGCTGGATCGATTTTCTCGCGCCCATGTTGCTGACCAGTTCCGTGAAGGTGGTGGGTCAGGACACCGCTTTTGTGAAGGGGTACACCAGTGATAAGGTGCCCATTGTGTCCGGTATTTTTAGTCCGTTTAATGGCAGCGGCCCTGAAATCCTGATGGAGCAGATCAAGCAGGCACACGCCTCGGGCGCGCAGGGGTTTTCCATATTCGATACGGCCCACCTGACGGATGAGCATATTGCGGCATTGCGCAAGGCCCATGAACCTGCCAGTCACTAGAGACGACCCGAACAGTTTTAGATCGTCGTTGGCAGTATGGTTGCAACAATCTTGCCCGCACAGCGCAAGCAAGGCGCTGAGATGGAGCGATATCGGTGCGGCGCAATATCAACGCTGAGTATCGTGCCAACGCAGCCGCCGCTCGAACGGAAAGCCCCAACGGAGAAGCCCGGTCTGGGCGGATATTTCGGAACGCCTTATTGTCGGAACGTCTCGGGGCGTGATTGCTCGGGTCTGCTGGCAGGGGGCGGGTCTGTGCTTGTCAGAGATTATCATTTAGAGAGGGAAGATTTTTTTAAACTAAATGCAAGCAAGTGCTTGCATTTATACACGGGTGGGTTTAAAGTGAAAATACCTCATCAATCGGTGATGAAATGACTCGTTTCCACATCCAGCAAGATGCTCCGTGTCACTGGTATCCACCTGATTTTGCATCCTCACGTAACCCAAAGGGTGATTTATGTTAAATCCCTCCCGCATAGGGGCAAGGTCTGTTCAACAAGTTGCAAGTGTTGCTGGCGCCGTTTCGGCCTTGATCCTTTTATCTCCCTTATTCTTATCTTCCTTATTTCAGCCGGCGATGGCCGAGGTCAAGCAAGCGGGCGTCAAGGTCTATCAATCCTGGGGAGAGTTGGAAAATCCGGTTCTGGATCATTCGGGGAAGCATCAGTCCGCTCACACCTTCAGCAACCAGTTTCCGGATCGCTTGTGGTGGGAGAGCTTCCACGATCCGCAGCTGACGGTCTACATTCAGGCGGCCATTCAAAACAGTCCGTCCATTCAGATAGCCCTGCATCAACTGGAGTCTTCCCGGGCTTTGGTGCGCCAGGCAGTGGCCAAAGAACTGCCCAGCGTCAACCTGAGCCCCAGCGTCTACCGCTTGGGCCTGCCGAGCAATCTCACCCAGCAGTTGCCCTTGAGCCGCAACCAGTTTTTGTACAATTTACCACTGCAGCTTTCTTATGAAGTCGACTGGTTTGGTAAAAACTGGGATGGTGTGCAATCGGCAAAAAAAAGAACTGAAGCCGTTGAGCTACAGAGCAAGGCCGCTGTTACCGCCGTTCTGGGAGAGGTGAGCGGCGCCTATATCAACTTGCTGCGCACTGATGCACTGCTGGATCACCAGCAACAACAAGTGACCTTGCTAAAGCAAATCGCCACCCTGGAAACTTCTCGGTATGAAGCGGGACTGACCGATCAGAAAACTGTGCTGGATGCTGAGAGAGACGCGTTGGCGGCGGAAAATACGGTCAAGCGCCTGCAGTCTCAACAAGCGCTGTGGAGTCATCAACTGGCCATTTTCACGGGGTCACCCCCGGCGATGGCCCGGCAACTGGAGCGCCGAACCCTTACGCAAATGGAATTACCGTCGGAAACACCCGCTGGTATGCCCGCGGTACTGCTGAGCCGTCGACCCGATATTCTGGCGCAAGAGGCCTTGCTGGAAAGCGCCCGGATTGATGTCAAAGTGGCTCGCAAGGCCTTTTTGCCCACCCTGAATATAGGATCGCTGGTGGGCACGGCCGGTTTGCAATTCAGCAAGCTGTGGGACTGGTCCAATGTGTTTAATGTGCAGAATCTGTTGCTCAATCAACCGGTTTTTCGCGGCGGACAATTGAGCGCGGAGTTGAATTACAAAAAGGCCAAACAAAAAGAAGCGCTGGAAAATTATCGTCTGGCTGTATTGACGGGACTGAAGGAAGTAGAAGACAGTTTGAGCGCATTAAAAAGCCTGCAATCTCAACAGGATGCCACCCAGCGGCAAATGACAGTCACTGAGCAGAAATGGCTGCTGAATCAATCCCTGCTGCGACAGGGGCTGATTGCCAGGCTGGATGTTTTGAGAACCCAAAGTGAACTCAATCGGTATCAGCAAGCCTTATTGGCACAGAAAGCCGATGCCGCCATTGCCACCATCAGCCTATACAAGGCTTTGGGCGGTGGATTTTAAGGCCTGCCATCCACACCGCGATTTATAAGTATGAGGCTTCAATCATGTTGAATACGATTTCTCCTCCCGCCGTCAAAACCCCCAGAGCCTTTTCAGGCAAAGCGCTCGCCTCTGCTCAGGTCATTGGCCTTGTGGTGGCTGGTTTACTGGGGGTTGGCCTGCTGGGTTTGGTTTGGTACTGGCACAGCAGTCAGTACGAGCAAACCGATAACGCCAGCCTGCAAGGGCACATTCATCCGGTGGCGGCCCGGATTCCCGGCACCATCACGACGGTGCTGGTTGATGATGACATTCCCGTTCAAAAAGGACAGTTGTTGGCGATTATTGATGATCAGGATTATCAACTGGCCCTTGCTCAGGCTGAGCATGAATTCCTGAATGCCAAGGTCCGGGCTGAAACGGCTGGCAACGCTGTTGCGTTTTCCAAAAAGCAGAGTAGCGCTCAACTGACTCAGGCCTTGGGAGGGTTCAGCGCTTCACGGGCTGGTATTTCTCAGGTGGAAAAACAATTGGAAGAGGCTCAGGCTGCCGTGCAGCAATCCTACGCTCAACTACAGCAGCAAACCGTGTTACTCCATAAAGCCCAGAGTGATTTTCAGCGCTATCAGGGGGTCAACCCCGATGCGGTATCCGCTCAGCAACGCGACGCCATTGAAACGCAGCTGAAAAATGCGCAGGCCGCTGAGGCCGCCGCCGCATCGGCTTTGAAGCAATCCCAGGCCAGAGCGCAACAAATGCGCAGTATGCTCAATGGCAACTACGCCAAATTGACCCAGTCCAAAGGGGTGGTTCAGGGCGCCCAGGCCCAAGGCATGCAGGTGCGGGTATCGCAAGGGGAGTATGAAGCGGCGCTGGTGGCCGTGAAAATGGCAGAGGACAAAGTGCGTCAGGCCAGGTTGAATCTCTCCTACACCCGTATTGTGTCCCCTGTCACTGGACGCATTGGCAAGAAAACGGTGGAAGTGGGCCAGCGCATTCAGGCTGGAGAACCACTGATGGCTGTGGTTAGCCCTGAACTGTGGGTGGTGGCCAATTACAAGGAAACACAGCTTCGGAGCATGCGGCCCGGTCAGCCGGTGGAGGTCGAGGTGGACGCTTTTCCTCAACACCACTTTAAGGGGGTGGTCGCCAGTTTTTCTCCGGCCGCTGGCGCCGAATTCGCCTTGCTTCCGGCGGAGAATGCCACCGGAAATTTTACGAAAATCGTACAGCGGGTGCCGGTCAAAATTCTCTTGAGTGCCGATACCCTCAAGGGCTATGAGCAACTGTTGGTGCCAGGCATGTCAACGCTGGTCACCGTGAATGTAGGGTACAAGCCGGATCAGTCCGCCGCCAAAGGCGCAGGAGACAAAAAATGACGCCTCGAATGTCTGCCCAGTCCAGTGGTATGAGTACCCGAGATCGCCTCATGCAAGCGGCTTTGCAGGTGTTTTCCGAGCGAGGCGTTAAAGGGGCCACCACCCGGGAAATCGCCCAGGTGGCCGGTGTGAATGAAACCACTTTATTTCGTATTTTTCAGAGTAAAGAGTTGCTGCTGAAGGCGTTGGTGGAGTCAGCCGCGCAAAAGATTCGAGAGGCGCTGGAAAGCTCCAATATGGGCCATAACGATCTGCGTCAGGACCTGACTTACTACGCCACGGTTTATCAGGAGGTCCTGTATCAGCATGAACCCATGGTGCGCATGATGGTGGGGGAGGCCCATCGCCAGCCTGAAGCGGCCCACCAGATTGCCTGTGCCGCCTGGACGCCGGTGCGACATCATTTAATCAGCTATCTGGATCGTGCAAAAGAACTGGGGCAAGTACGCCCGGAGCTGGATTCCACGCAACTGGTAGAAATGCTGGTGAGTATGCTGATGGGGTTTATGCTGCGTCGTAAAGTGGTGCCCACCCACTTCACCCCGGATGATTACCTGCACACGGCGCTGTCAGTTTTTATTCAGGGGCTTTCTCCTTCCCAAGCCATTGGCCATGAAAAGGAGATGCGATGACCGCCGATGTAATGGCCATGACTCAGGATCAGCCCTCGGCCAGACCGGCCTGGTGGAAATGGGCAGTGGCCATTACGGCCTCTCTGGGAGCGTTGCTGGAGGTCATTGATACCAGCATCGTCAACGTGGCTCTGAGCGAAATGCAGGGTAATCTGGGGGCCACGCTTTCGGAAATCGGCTGGGTGGTAACCGGCTATGCCATCGCCAACGTGGTGATGATTCCCCTGAGTGCCTGGCTGGGCGATTATTTTGGGAAGAAAAACTATTTTATTTTCTGCCTAATCGGGTTTACGCTGGCCTCGGTGGCTTGCGGACTTTCCACCAGTTTGTCCATGCTCGTTGTGGCGCGTGTGATTCAGGGGTTGACGGGCGGGGGCTTGCTGGCCAAGGGGCAGTCCATTATCTTTGAAACTTTTTCGGCGCACGAGCAGGGTTTGGCGCAAGCCGTTTTTGGGTTGGGGGTCATGGTGGGGCCGGCACTGGGCCCAACTTTGGGAGGCTATTTAACCGACGCCCTGGGCTGGCGGTGGATTTTCTTTATCAATATACCCTTTGGCATTATCGCTGTGGTGGCGGCCTACATCTTCTTCGCCCCGGATCGTGTCAATAAAGAGATGAACCGACGGGTGGACTGGTGGGGCATTGGCCTACTGACTGTGGGCCTCGCCTGTTTTCAAACCTTGCTGGAAGAGGGGCAGCAGGATGACTGGTTTGCCTCGCCTTTTATTGTAACCATGGCGATTCTGAGTTTGGTGGGCATGGCCCTGTTCATCTGGCGGGAGTTGAGTATTGATTATCCGGCGGTCAATTTACGGGTGTTGCGGCACCGTTCCCTGATGGCGGGGAGTTTGTACTCCATGGTATTGGGGATGAGCTTGTATGGGGCGCTTTTTGCCCTGCCCATTTTTGCCCAGTCCATGCTGCACTACACCGCGGAACAAACCGGATTTTTGTTGCTCCCGGGAGCCTTGGCCTCGGCGGTGTTTATGATTTTAGGGGCCAAATTAACCACGTGGATCGATGCTCGGGTTTTGGTGGCCATTGGGTCCAGTATTTTGGCCGTGACCATGTTTGTCTTGTCTGGCATCAACCCGGATACCAATGAGCAAAGCCTCTACTGGCCATTGATTTGGCGTGGGGCAGGTACTGTCTTGATGTTTATGCCTCTGACGCTGGCCACGCTGGGGCCCATCCCAAAAGCGGATATTGCCGCCGCTTCCGGTTTTTTCAACTTAACCCGACAAATTGGCGGTAGTATCGGCATCGCTTTGCTGACCACCTTGCTGGCCCAGCGGGAAAATTTTCATCGGACCATATTAAGTGAACACATTAGCCTGTATGACGCGGCCACCCGTGCCCGCTTTGAGGGCATGGTTCAGTATCTGCATCAGCAAGGTAGCTCGATGGCCCAGGCCCAGCATCAGGCTTATGCCTTGCTGGATGGCATGCTGAACCAGCAGGCGGCTATTCTGTCTTTCGGCGATATTTTCTGGTTTATGGGCGTGGTGTTTCTGGTTTCCATGTGGTTGATTTTCTTTTTGGGAAAACCAAGTGCCAGTGCAGATAGCAGCCTTGGCGCTCATTAGAAAAATAAAATTCAGACGAGTATTTTTTTTCACAACACGCTTTTGGAACTAGGTGCCGCAAAAAGTACGGTAAGGTTCTACGCTGGGGGGCGGTGGTGTTTGATAGGTGGCAAACTGGGGTAGATCCCGATAAGGTTGCCTGAGTGCTTCCAGCAATTGGTGAAGCAGGCTCAAATCGTTTTTTTCACTGGCAGTTTGCAAGGCCTCTTCCACAAGGTGGTTGCGGGCAATAATGGCCGGGTTGTGGGCATTCATGTGTGCGCGAACCTGATCGGGTGTTTGAGGCTGTCGGCTCAATCGTGCTTGCCACGCATCGTGCCAGTCGGTGAAAGCGGCATCCTGGAAAAAAGGCTGATCGGCCAGAGATTCCGAACCCAAACTGCGAAAAGTGTGGGTGAAATCCTGCGCCGTGTTTTGCATCCAGGCCAGTAGCGTTTCGATCAGCGCCTGGTCTGAAGATTCTTCTGTAAACAGGCCTAGTTTGTCGCTCATCCCGATTCGCCAGTAATGCTGGAAGCGCTCTGGAAACTCAAAAACCACTGTGCGTCCCAACGCCAAGGCCTCTTCACGATCGGGGTGCAAGAGGAGCAGCAGAGCTTCGGTCAGTCGGGCCAGATTCCACTGAGTCATTAACGGCTGATTGCCGTAAGCGTAGCGCCCCTGTTGATCGATGGAACTAAACACTGTTTGGGGATGATAGGCATCCATAAAGGCGCAAGGGCCATAGTCAATGGTTTCTCCGGCGATGCTCATATTATCCGTGTTCATGACGCCGTGAACAAAACCCACCAGCTGCCAGCGGGCAATCAGGCGGGCCTGTGCCTCGGAAATTGCCTGTAACAGGGCCAGATAGGGATTTTCGGCTTCCGCGCATTCGGGGTAATGGCGCTGTATGGTGTAATCGGCCAGGCTGTGAAGCAGGGTGAGATCCCCTTGGGTGGCGGCGTATTCAAACGTGCCAACCCGAATATGGCTGGCGGCGATGCGGGTGAGGATGGCTCCCGGCAGTGGGGTTTCCCGGTAGACGGGCTGGCCGGTGCTTACCACGGCCAGACTGCGAGTGGTGGGGATTCCAAGGGCATGCATGGCTTCGCTGATAATGTACTCTCTCAGCATGGGGCCCAGGGCGGCCCGCCCATCGCCTCTCCGAGAGTAAGGCGTTTGTCCAGCGCCCTTCAGTTGAATATCAAAGCGCTGTCCGCTGGGGCTGAGATGCTCTCCCAATAAAATCGCCCGCCCATCGCCTAAAATGGCGAAATGCCCAAACTGATGACCGGCATAGGCCTGAGCAATGGGCTCGGCACCCACTGGAATCTGATTTCCGGCCAATTCTCGCGCTATCGAGGGCTCGGTTTCTGTGGTACCTGAGAGCCCAAGCTCCTGACTGAGGGAATGATTGAATATCACCAGTCGTGGGTCACGGACGGGGTTAGGGGCTTGCCGGGTAAAGAAGCAGGGTGCCAGCTGGCAGTAGCTGTTGTCAAAATTCCAGCGGAGGCCGGTGGTTTCAGGATCAATCGGGCGGGACATTGGGGCTTTTCTCTGGGATTTGTGTGACTGGGAGGGTTTGGGGAATTTCACTTTCATACCATATCACTTTAGAAGGGATAGGCCAACCAGCCGCCTGTTTCACGGGTTAAACGTTCAGCCAACTTTTGGGGGCAAGCATAGCGAATTCAGGAAATCTATGACAGCCTTGCGTCCCTTGTGTTTTGGCCCATATGCTCACCAGGCTGCCTAGCCGAGGCGTCTAGTTTTTTCTGCGGTGTCTGGCTACCTGTACAGTT
This portion of the Vampirovibrio chlorellavorus genome encodes:
- a CDS encoding HlyD family secretion protein, with the protein product MLNTISPPAVKTPRAFSGKALASAQVIGLVVAGLLGVGLLGLVWYWHSSQYEQTDNASLQGHIHPVAARIPGTITTVLVDDDIPVQKGQLLAIIDDQDYQLALAQAEHEFLNAKVRAETAGNAVAFSKKQSSAQLTQALGGFSASRAGISQVEKQLEEAQAAVQQSYAQLQQQTVLLHKAQSDFQRYQGVNPDAVSAQQRDAIETQLKNAQAAEAAAASALKQSQARAQQMRSMLNGNYAKLTQSKGVVQGAQAQGMQVRVSQGEYEAALVAVKMAEDKVRQARLNLSYTRIVSPVTGRIGKKTVEVGQRIQAGEPLMAVVSPELWVVANYKETQLRSMRPGQPVEVEVDAFPQHHFKGVVASFSPAAGAEFALLPAENATGNFTKIVQRVPVKILLSADTLKGYEQLLVPGMSTLVTVNVGYKPDQSAAKGAGDKK
- a CDS encoding TetR/AcrR family transcriptional regulator, whose product is MTPRMSAQSSGMSTRDRLMQAALQVFSERGVKGATTREIAQVAGVNETTLFRIFQSKELLLKALVESAAQKIREALESSNMGHNDLRQDLTYYATVYQEVLYQHEPMVRMMVGEAHRQPEAAHQIACAAWTPVRHHLISYLDRAKELGQVRPELDSTQLVEMLVSMLMGFMLRRKVVPTHFTPDDYLHTALSVFIQGLSPSQAIGHEKEMR
- a CDS encoding putative inorganic carbon transporter subunit DabA gives rise to the protein MSHSQASASLMALIQSYTAKYGKLWPLQTFNACNPLAASEHLPFPQALKEASLDGGFSVSQAQDVFRRLFQKQVFSVADIERVLDAAESEGGLDGRLCLGNQSIRHKQLLREELFTLLADREAIPLSGASRAEMMAALAETLPAEALEKPEPLPPVKSRWIHEQVTKWLAAYLDEGQAIWMMPNQKLPLRTSWARLTLHDNSMPGAVKKSLRARVKRLILDAEAPDSGIGCLEKLCQEVGLSVEEQERYIQFHLKQMPGWVGYMQYRQAQNPDYQDLLVDYLLICFLYHCACVEADWPRGASEEATVSASVQRYADRISVLSRTASVQAHLPAGGKQDWRALVPALLDYCETVDAFQVLTLMMRTLEFSQNRDLLASLTQQFKQPKQTGNAVRMHPDAQAVFCIDVRSEPYRKFLESAGNIQTYGFAGFFGLPIEKISYASSEAVPLCPILLEPQYTIPESPSPFLEKNPLGQWLRQGIPLRNQWIYALKKIKRDTFATFSYVESFGLIHAATLLKDTFWATPLGKVRQSVISTLSPLLGLMPKLEVQTCSHSPLTVGMAIPEQVEMARGILKLLGLRQPFAEFVIICGHNARSRNNPYASALDCGACGANGGGYNALVLCQILNHPDVREALILSGWAIPEHTRFIAAEHNTTTDEVAFLNEDVIPSQQQQHFLALKKVFEQATRLNSMNRQTRFSTPGFRPDSNKAQELSFDWSQTRPEWGLSRNQAFVICNRESIKSLDLEGRCFLHSYDWQSDADASILTTIMTAPMVVGAWINLQYNFSTLNQHRFGSGKKYLHNVVGLFGTYIGNGSDLQLGLPYESLFDNDGTPYHYPQRLMVFVEAPLARVQEIVAAHAAVRNLVENQWIHLTVFDPDSGKTFQWIENDWTALEPLQFQVA
- a CDS encoding efflux transporter outer membrane subunit, which produces MAEVKQAGVKVYQSWGELENPVLDHSGKHQSAHTFSNQFPDRLWWESFHDPQLTVYIQAAIQNSPSIQIALHQLESSRALVRQAVAKELPSVNLSPSVYRLGLPSNLTQQLPLSRNQFLYNLPLQLSYEVDWFGKNWDGVQSAKKRTEAVELQSKAAVTAVLGEVSGAYINLLRTDALLDHQQQQVTLLKQIATLETSRYEAGLTDQKTVLDAERDALAAENTVKRLQSQQALWSHQLAIFTGSPPAMARQLERRTLTQMELPSETPAGMPAVLLSRRPDILAQEALLESARIDVKVARKAFLPTLNIGSLVGTAGLQFSKLWDWSNVFNVQNLLLNQPVFRGGQLSAELNYKKAKQKEALENYRLAVLTGLKEVEDSLSALKSLQSQQDATQRQMTVTEQKWLLNQSLLRQGLIARLDVLRTQSELNRYQQALLAQKADAAIATISLYKALGGGF
- a CDS encoding protein adenylyltransferase SelO, which codes for MSRPIDPETTGLRWNFDNSYCQLAPCFFTRQAPNPVRDPRLVIFNHSLSQELGLSGTTETEPSIARELAGNQIPVGAEPIAQAYAGHQFGHFAILGDGRAILLGEHLSPSGQRFDIQLKGAGQTPYSRRGDGRAALGPMLREYIISEAMHALGIPTTRSLAVVSTGQPVYRETPLPGAILTRIAASHIRVGTFEYAATQGDLTLLHSLADYTIQRHYPECAEAENPYLALLQAISEAQARLIARWQLVGFVHGVMNTDNMSIAGETIDYGPCAFMDAYHPQTVFSSIDQQGRYAYGNQPLMTQWNLARLTEALLLLLHPDREEALALGRTVVFEFPERFQHYWRIGMSDKLGLFTEESSDQALIETLLAWMQNTAQDFTHTFRSLGSESLADQPFFQDAAFTDWHDAWQARLSRQPQTPDQVRAHMNAHNPAIIARNHLVEEALQTASEKNDLSLLHQLLEALRQPYRDLPQFATYQTPPPPSVEPYRTFCGT
- a CDS encoding DHA2 family efflux MFS transporter permease subunit → MTADVMAMTQDQPSARPAWWKWAVAITASLGALLEVIDTSIVNVALSEMQGNLGATLSEIGWVVTGYAIANVVMIPLSAWLGDYFGKKNYFIFCLIGFTLASVACGLSTSLSMLVVARVIQGLTGGGLLAKGQSIIFETFSAHEQGLAQAVFGLGVMVGPALGPTLGGYLTDALGWRWIFFINIPFGIIAVVAAYIFFAPDRVNKEMNRRVDWWGIGLLTVGLACFQTLLEEGQQDDWFASPFIVTMAILSLVGMALFIWRELSIDYPAVNLRVLRHRSLMAGSLYSMVLGMSLYGALFALPIFAQSMLHYTAEQTGFLLLPGALASAVFMILGAKLTTWIDARVLVAIGSSILAVTMFVLSGINPDTNEQSLYWPLIWRGAGTVLMFMPLTLATLGPIPKADIAAASGFFNLTRQIGGSIGIALLTTLLAQRENFHRTILSEHISLYDAATRARFEGMVQYLHQQGSSMAQAQHQAYALLDGMLNQQAAILSFGDIFWFMGVVFLVSMWLIFFLGKPSASADSSLGAH
- a CDS encoding glycoside hydrolase family 10 protein; translated protein: MSYRKILLVCTAGLMALGVLRGVPVQAEESPLARSEFPISVINPSSTNNSTGSGFPGYRASNQLILYSHAYGKPRTETNEFGFEVTVINGRVVEQEGSDSLIPNDRGYVLSGHGTARQWLIEHAPLGASIQVDTDRQVIISDVTLKTYAYQLAKKLDGFKDLVSLPLRDESQWLIRNIERMPQDVALTRIQETMKRLDGEAWRHYNVFPATAIRGAWHRPVEQSPSAVGATLDRLAKAGINTVFLETFFHGYTIFPSNTYKLYGLSDTQNPKFSGWDPLAVWVEECHRRGLKLHVWYQSYYVGTDSFHGPGPILKQYPQWANVQYASMAQPHLTPSTIEKGAYFADQANPEAEAFLLKLIDEIVTRYDIDGLQLDYMDYPLSLSPDRTSFLSSTWGYTPTARRLFQERTGVDPATLNPQNVVLWGQWSAFKEEQVNRFVKLTAQTVRQRKPGLPVSATAFAKLLESKVKKHEDWRLWAEQGWIDFLAPMLLTSSVKVVGQDTAFVKGYTSDKVPIVSGIFSPFNGSGPEILMEQIKQAHASGAQGFSIFDTAHLTDEHIAALRKAHEPASH